A genomic window from Lentibacter algarum includes:
- a CDS encoding iron-sulfur cluster assembly scaffold protein: MSNDTDLIKLYSARILALAADMPGLERLSAPSGTAHRRAPLCGSNITVDVALEGDKITGFGQDVKACALGQAAASVVAANAIGCTRAEIQTAHDQLLAMLRSEGQAPDAPFDELKVLLPAREYKNRHASIMLCLDATLDAIDAAA, from the coding sequence ATGAGCAATGACACCGATCTGATCAAACTCTACTCTGCCCGCATTCTGGCGCTCGCAGCTGATATGCCTGGTCTTGAGCGGCTCAGCGCCCCGTCCGGGACAGCGCACCGCCGTGCACCACTTTGTGGCTCAAACATTACTGTCGATGTTGCGCTCGAGGGCGACAAAATCACAGGTTTCGGTCAAGATGTGAAAGCCTGCGCGCTCGGCCAAGCCGCCGCGTCTGTGGTCGCAGCCAATGCCATAGGCTGCACTCGCGCAGAGATCCAGACGGCGCATGACCAGCTGCTCGCCATGTTGCGCAGCGAAGGCCAAGCCCCCGATGCGCCCTTTGACGAGCTAAAAGTCCTGCTCCCCGCGCGCGAATATAAAAACCGTCACGCCTCGATCATGCTCTGCCTTGACGCAACGCTCGACGCGATCGACGCCGCCGCCTAA
- the hisI gene encoding phosphoribosyl-AMP cyclohydrolase, translating to MRFDAQSLTYNAQGLIPAIAQDEASGEVLMMAWMNAEAVEKTLETRRVTYWSRSRNDFWIKGETSGHTQELVDFRVDCDRDALLLIIRQVGPACHTNRRTCFYTAVSDGEERELMGPMEG from the coding sequence ATGCGCTTTGATGCACAGTCACTTACGTATAATGCGCAGGGTCTTATTCCTGCGATTGCGCAGGATGAGGCCAGTGGCGAGGTCTTGATGATGGCTTGGATGAACGCTGAAGCGGTTGAAAAGACACTCGAGACGCGGCGCGTAACCTATTGGTCGCGTTCCAGAAATGACTTCTGGATCAAAGGCGAAACCAGCGGGCACACGCAAGAGCTTGTCGACTTTCGCGTGGATTGTGACCGCGATGCGCTTTTGTTGATCATCCGTCAGGTTGGCCCTGCCTGCCATACGAACAGGCGGACATGCTTTTACACGGCTGTGAGTGATGGCGAGGAGCGTGAACTGATGGGGCCAATGGAGGGCTAA